The Sulfurimonas sp. HSL-1716 sequence CTGTTTGGGATCTATCTCAGCAAAAACATCGGTATGCAGGAGATGATAACGAGCAAAGGGGAAAAAGAGCAGTCTTCACTGGTCGCTATCTCTCTTTTTATCCCCTATGCAAAGATGATAATAACACTTTACAGAGTGGCAATACTACAGTTTTACTTTTTAAACAAAGGCAAGACGCATAAAGAGTTCTGGATATATATGACTCACGAAGAGTAGATATCTCGGTCTGCTCTTTGCAGCTCTTTTAATATCTTTCTCTCTTTATACAGCGAAACCAAAAACATAGATATATAGCTGCCAATAAGCGCAACGACGACGGCGATAATATTTTTTGAATAAAAATAATAGATCCCGTAAAATATCATTACCAGCGAAGCGATTCCCCACAAACGGATAAAAAGGGCTGAAAGAAAATCTCCGCTGGCCTTTATAACCGATATCTGATAAGCATTGAGCATAACGAAGATAAAGAAAAACGATATGTGTATGATCATCAAAGACGCCTCGGCATACTCTTTTGAAAAAAGAAACAAAACGACTCTGTTTGCAAAAAGAAGCGAAAGCACGATAAAAGTCGTGCTTACCGTAAATGCGAACTTCATTACCCACCTTTTGACCCTCTTGAGCTCATCATACTTTTTCTCGCTGTAAAGTCTTGAAAGCTCCGGCAGAACGAATCTGAAGATCGGAAAAACGAAAAGCATGATCATATAAGTGAATATAGGTTTGACGACCACTTGAAAATCACCGAGCTCTTCTAGTGTAAAATATTTCATAATCAAAAGCACGGCGGTATACATCATAACGATTCCCGAACCGAACTCTATGGTGGAGATAAGAGAGTTTTTCAAGAACTTCGGCGTATCGTGTTTATGTTTGGGTTTGTCTACGGAGACACTTTTTATCTCGCGCGTCTTTTTTATATAGATGTAAAGAGATATGCTAAACGCCGTCATGATAGTCGATATGAACAGAGGCTGAAGTCCGTGCGTGTGGACAAAGAAATACGCTATCAAAAACCAGACGATGAGAAGTGCCGGTTCTAAAAAGGTTACGAAGTTTATGACCTTGTACATCCTGTACATCGCGATGAGATTTGTAAAATAAACGCTGAATCCAAGCGATATGACGGTAAAGACCAGATACCAATAATCTATGTGCACGCCTATCCTGTGCTTTAGGTAAGGGATGACAAATCCCCACACCGCCAAAACGGTCACGAACAAAACGGTTTTAAAAACCTTTAATATCTTATAGTCATCCTTTGTCTGGGCAAAAGTAACCACCATCGAACTTCTAAACCCGACAAGCACCAAAAGGGTCATGGTAAAGATATCTATCGCGGTAAAATACAAAGCCAGATCCGCTTTTGGCATGAGCCTTGCCAGAAATATTTTAAATCCGAAATTTAAAATGACGCTCAGCGACGATATCCAGATGCTGTGATAAACGGCTTTTTTCATTTGTAAAAGCTCTTTACGCAGCTCTGCAGAGTTTTATCGCTCCAGATTCCGCTATTTCTGTTCTTTGCACGGGTTTGCGCTCTAAGAAAGAGATATCCGAATTCATCGTCTTTTAGGCTTGGCTTTTTTATCGCAAGGCCCTGCTCCAGAAGAGCTTCGGAGATCGTTTTTTGTCCGAAGGCGTATACCAGACATCTTTTATCTTTAAATTCTATATGGTAGTTTTGTCTTAGATGCAGGTTCATCTGTATAAAATATTTTTGTACGGGATTTTTAGAAAAATATTCTTCGATCCTTTTTTTGCATATCGGTATCGTATTCTTATCTGCCAGAATCTCTTCGAGCGTAACGACACCGTAAGGCTCACAGATAAAACTGTTCATTTTTATACTGAACTTCTGCATATCGTTCGAATATACGCTTCTTAATTCTGCAATCTGTATAGATTGGGCATTGAGAGTAAAAAAAATCATCAATAAAAAAATAGTTCTCATGCCCTAATGATAGCATTTAATCGATTTGAAAAAGGCAGATTCGATTTTTTATACGATTCAAGACAATATTGTTGAAATAATCAACAAACTTTCTTAAAAACTTTATTTATTTCTAAATCATTGGACTTTTTATGCTGTTTTTGGATATAATTCCACTCTTTTTTATATGGAGTGGTTTTGAAATTATTATTATTAGTATCATTTATATTTATGACTTCGCTGTTTGCGATAACGGACGATCAATTACGTACTCTTCAGATAGTCAGAGACGTCGCCAGAACCGTACCCGCAAAAAACGGCGAAACTTATGAGGACACGCTTAGTGCGATCTGTCTGACCGAAAGCAGTGCAGGAAAAAACCTCATAGGCGATTTCAATAAAAACGTTATTTTAACAAAAGCTTCTCTTGGCGTTATGCAGGTTCAAGTAGCAACTGCACGTTTTGTAGCAGGAAAAGTAGAGAGTATGAGCTGGATATCTTCCATGTCAAACGCTCAGATAGCCAACCGTCTGCTTACGGATGTGGAGTTCTCAGCACGTATAGCCGCCCACTATTTCGTCATACTCAGGGACACCAGAAAAAAATATCTTCATTCGGTAAGCGGTTATAACGGCGGTATGGTAAATATGCCTTACTACTCCAGAGTCATGAAAAATCTGACCATTATAAATAAACTCAAAGAGAATAAAAAACTATCTTGAGATTTCGTAAGTCTGCTGTAAACAAATATCTAGTAAAATCATCCTATGAATGATTTTAAAATAAAGATCCTTATCAGCATACTGAGCGGCTTGATATTCTCTTTTATATTTATACTTATTGCTTTGGTCGTACCTATAAAAGACAATAACGACACTCCGCTTGTCATGGAGAAGCCAAAAGGCAAGCTTGCTGAAATATCGCATGCTATGAAAAATAAATAACGATCAGTTTTTGATAGTCTGAAGAATCTTCTCTTTATTTGAATAAAACTTTTGAAATCTTTTTAACTCTTCTACGGAATCAAACATCGCTTCGCAAGCTTTTTTCGGTTTTAATTTTATCGTACGGCTAATAAGCAGATTTAAATACCTAGATATTTTATCCAGATCATTTTCATTTTTTATCTCTTTTAAAAGTGCGATGCCGTCTTCGATGCGAAGATTCTTGGCAACACCCAGATTTTTATGCGCCAGATCGCGTAAGGGCGTATAATCAAGCGGCTGATCCAGAAAACGGCACTCCCATAAAGCAGACAGATAAAGTTTAAATTCCCCGTATGTACGCAGTATCTGCTCTACGTAATCTTCTACCAGTTCATACACCAGCTGTTCTGAAAGACCGAGCTCATTGATGGCTTCTGAAGGGTCGTATATATAATCGAAATTATAAAAAGCAGCACCGTAAGCTTCATCTTTTGCATTGCAGATATTTTCCGCGAATTCAAGATATGAAGCCTCCAGCTCTTCTAATCTATTTAATTTTGAAATGTTCATAATATCGATCGAAAATTCTTTGTTTTTGAGCTGCATTAAAATATGTTTGAGGTGTTCGTCATAAGTTATCGCTTTTTTAAGCTTTTTGTCTTCGAGTATCGCTTGAGTGTAGTGTGCTTCCGGCGGAAGATATGAGGCACCGAAAAATTTATATATAAAATCTCTTACTTTTTCATTGCGTATCGTGACATTGTTTAATGCCGTTTGCAAGTGACATATTTTTACGCACTCGCTATTTTCCTGCAGCGCTTTAACTTTTGCGATAAGTAATATGTTTTTCAAAAGTCACCCCTAAAAACTTAACAACATATTATCATATTAAAATAATTTATATATTAAAATTCAATTGAAATTTTTGTTTGCAATATTTTCTATAAAGACGGTGGCATACGAAGCTTTTGGAAGCACGAAAGAAAGTTCCATCGCAGAATCCTTTTTGCGGTATTTGCATGTAAGATCTTGCGGATACACCCAGGCACGGCGTCTTAAACCCTTTTCCTGCAGCAGTTCGTCATCATATTTTTTTTCTATCTCTCTTGCCTCATCTCTGGCACGGAACACTTCGCGCCCGACAAGCAGACCCGTAAGAACGATCTTTTTATCTCTGAAATCCGTAAGTGAAGGAGATTTTGGAGTGAAAAGCTTGTCATCGTCACTCATCATCACATCGCCCTTTAAAAGCTTAAATCCGTTTATTGCATCCGCTTTACTGATCTCGACACGCTCTTTTAGCCATTCATTGAATTTTTTGCTTTGATACACGCTCGTTAAAAACTTCTTTAACTTCTTATCTTGTATAAATATCTCGCCTTCTATCATCTGCTGTGCCTGTGTCTCACTGTCCTGTCCGAATCTCTGATATCCGAAATAGTTCGGAAATCCGATCTTTTCGATATTTCTCGCAACTTTTTCTATCTTTCCGGCCTTTATGTCATCGACATTGCGTAACGTAACGGTAAATCTGTTTGATTTTAAATCACCGATGCTTATCTTTTTACTGTCTTTAAAGGTCTCGAGTATCGTTATCTGCTTATCTTGAAGCTTATTTAAAGATCTTTCATATTTTAGAGGCAGGGAAAGATACTGCGTCGTAGTGGCGTATTTGTCTTTGAGCCCTGCATATCCTATCGAACTCGCCGGTATATTTAAAAAAGACGCGATCCTTTCTATCATCTCCCATGTCGTCATATTCACCTTTTTGACATGCAGGATCAGAAAGTTTCCCTTTGTTTTAAAAGGTTTTGCAAATATCTCATCGACTATAAAATCGTCCCTGTTTTGTTCAAAAAGAAAATCTATCGGCTCATGGTCTTGTAAAAAGATTCTTACCGTCTCATTCATAGTTCAAGCATCTTTAATTCTCTCTTTGCGATATTTATATCCATGTTTATCTGCTTTTTCAACTCTTCAAGTGTTTCGAACTTCATGTTCTCGCGTATAAAATTCACAAAACCGATACTTGCGCTGCTGGTACATATCACTTGACCGTCAAGCAGATGAGTTTCGACCGCAAAACTCCCGTCTGTACTGACCCTATGACCTATGAAACTCACAGAGGGGTGAAAATGCTCTTCGTCATCTATACGTGTCAGAGTGGTATAGACACCCTCTTTTGGCAGGATATAATCGCTGACATGCAGGTTTATGGTGGCAACGAGCTCTTTTGCCCCTATGCCCTGGCCTTTTACAAGACTTCCGTGTATCGTATAGTTATGCCCGAGTAGAGAGTTGGCACTCTTTATATCTCCGTGTGAGAGCTTTTTTCTAATAGTACGGGAGTGAACCGACTCTCCGTTTACTTTAACCTCGTCGATGACCATCACTTCACCCTCGAATATCTCTTTGAGGTCATCATAGTTATGGGCTCTGTCTTTACCGAAATGAAAATCGTACCCCACGACTATCTTTTTCAATTTCGGAAAATTTTCTTTTAAAAGTTTCACAAATCCTTCGCCCTCAAGGTGACGGATACTCTCAAGAGCAAAATAAAACACGGGATAGTGCGTAAACTTTTCTCTGTCTTTGTTTGGGGTAATATTTGTATAGCCGGAATCTATAACGACGATACATCCGTTGTCTCCCAGCTCGCGAAAAAGATGCTGATGTCCGACATGCATACCGTCAAATCCGCCGATGGCGATAGTATCACTGTTTTTTATAGTAATAGCAGTATTCAAGATTACCCTCCTTTCCTGTGATTTTTGACGGTGATTTTACCACAAGATTCCATCCTTTTATGACACAGGCGTCTTCAAAATGTATCATCGCTTTTTGTATGATTTTTTCATCCGTAACAAC is a genomic window containing:
- a CDS encoding thermonuclease family protein; the protein is MIFFTLNAQSIQIAELRSVYSNDMQKFSIKMNSFICEPYGVVTLEEILADKNTIPICKKRIEEYFSKNPVQKYFIQMNLHLRQNYHIEFKDKRCLVYAFGQKTISEALLEQGLAIKKPSLKDDEFGYLFLRAQTRAKNRNSGIWSDKTLQSCVKSFYK
- a CDS encoding transglycosylase SLT domain-containing protein, with protein sequence MKLLLLVSFIFMTSLFAITDDQLRTLQIVRDVARTVPAKNGETYEDTLSAICLTESSAGKNLIGDFNKNVILTKASLGVMQVQVATARFVAGKVESMSWISSMSNAQIANRLLTDVEFSARIAAHYFVILRDTRKKYLHSVSGYNGGMVNMPYYSRVMKNLTIINKLKENKKLS
- a CDS encoding tRNA pseudouridine(13) synthase TruD; its protein translation is MNETVRIFLQDHEPIDFLFEQNRDDFIVDEIFAKPFKTKGNFLILHVKKVNMTTWEMIERIASFLNIPASSIGYAGLKDKYATTTQYLSLPLKYERSLNKLQDKQITILETFKDSKKISIGDLKSNRFTVTLRNVDDIKAGKIEKVARNIEKIGFPNYFGYQRFGQDSETQAQQMIEGEIFIQDKKLKKFLTSVYQSKKFNEWLKERVEISKADAINGFKLLKGDVMMSDDDKLFTPKSPSLTDFRDKKIVLTGLLVGREVFRARDEAREIEKKYDDELLQEKGLRRRAWVYPQDLTCKYRKKDSAMELSFVLPKASYATVFIENIANKNFN
- a CDS encoding bifunctional riboflavin kinase/FAD synthetase, with translation MLNTAITIKNSDTIAIGGFDGMHVGHQHLFRELGDNGCIVVIDSGYTNITPNKDREKFTHYPVFYFALESIRHLEGEGFVKLLKENFPKLKKIVVGYDFHFGKDRAHNYDDLKEIFEGEVMVIDEVKVNGESVHSRTIRKKLSHGDIKSANSLLGHNYTIHGSLVKGQGIGAKELVATINLHVSDYILPKEGVYTTLTRIDDEEHFHPSVSFIGHRVSTDGSFAVETHLLDGQVICTSSASIGFVNFIRENMKFETLEELKKQINMDINIAKRELKMLEL